Within Cellulophaga sp. L1A9, the genomic segment GCAATGGGTCTTTCACCTGCTGCTGCTAGGGTAAATGCCCTTCTCACCGTTGCTGATGAAGTAGAACTTACTTTCGACCAGATAAAGGAAGGCGTATCATTAAGCAAAAGTGCAACTAGTAACGCTATCAACAATTTATTATTATCAAAACGTATCGGCTACAAGACTAAACCAGGAGACAGAAAGCGCTATTTCCATTCAAAGTTGGGTCAATGGCAAAATTCGTTCATCGATAGTATGGAAGGGTTAAGTGGTTACAATCAAGTAATCAAAGAAATTTTAGAGAACAGAACTGATAGCACGGAAGAATTTAATAATCAACTTAAAGACTTTACAGAGTTCATCGAGTACTATCAAAAGGAGAGTATCAAATTAATCAAGAACTGGAAAAATTAAAAAACTATTTTTTTATTAAAATTAGTTCTTTTAATTCAGAACTAAGTATAAATAACAAAACTAATGAAACTAAAAATAACCATCATACTGTTTCTTGCCACTTACATCTCAAGTGCGCAGACACAATTCGACTTTACGGTACAACAGGCCATAGCCTATGCTGTTGAGCATAATATAACATTATCGAAAACCAAAATTGACCAAGACATCATTGCCGCACAAATTGCAGAAGTAAAAGGTAGAGCCTTACCG encodes:
- a CDS encoding GbsR/MarR family transcriptional regulator, yielding MFVSDLNIMENKLTSKQKELIESFGVVQEAMGLSPAAARVNALLTVADEVELTFDQIKEGVSLSKSATSNAINNLLLSKRIGYKTKPGDRKRYFHSKLGQWQNSFIDSMEGLSGYNQVIKEILENRTDSTEEFNNQLKDFTEFIEYYQKESIKLIKNWKN